One stretch of Arachis duranensis cultivar V14167 chromosome 1, aradu.V14167.gnm2.J7QH, whole genome shotgun sequence DNA includes these proteins:
- the LOC110274633 gene encoding uncharacterized protein LOC110274633 — MASVDVLSQWVDVTVLGEEPLVDAEFITHLRTHHRLYMAKRNAQESYQRVQEAKAKSRARSGGAKAVISPPPPPPPPKNVGTPSQPIIISSSSSLARPLPSAQLLSEPEKKKRKTSESGPSWEESFRAAGVCGKLLDIFEKTPLSSLGTSPKVEELEERLLMFEKHERELKVERDKLRKERDVLREKESQLQAQCTMEANLRKAAQESYQSLFKDMVEVRKDLMNSRNAYTELEDSIAEGAEESWRIFLEQVRVIAPDLDLSPLHPDKVVIDGAIVDPPVPEVVSESDLKTRGQRIIESPPHSKDAPSSSILAPTSSSAPPPGPGGVPPGGGDSSTLSKK; from the exons ATGGCTTCCGTAGATGttctttctcagtgggttgATGTTACAGTCCTTGGGGAGGAACCCCTGGTCGATGCTGAGTTTATCACTCATCTTCGTACTCATCACCGGCTTT ATATGGCAAAAAGGAATGCTCAAGAGTCCTACCAGAGGGTCCAGGAGGCCAAAGCGAAATCCCGGGCTAGGTCCGGGGGTGCCAAGGCGGtcatctctcctcctcctccccctCCTCCTCCTAAAAATGTGGGTACTCCCTCTCAACCTATTATTATTTCCTCCTCCTCAAGTTTGGCTCGACCACTCCCTTCTGCCCAACTACTTTCTGAGccggagaagaagaagcgcaagacttcaGAGTCTGGCCCTTCTTGGGAAG AAAGTTTTAGGGCGGCGGGAGTTTGTGGCAAACTTTTGGATATATTCGAGAAGACTCCTCTCAGCTCTTTGGGGACTTCCCCAAAGGTTGAGGAGCTGGAGGAGAGGCTTCTCATGTTTGAAAAGcatgagagggagttgaaggTGGAGAGGGACAAACTGAGGAAGGAGAGAGATGTCCTCCGGGAGAAGGAGAGCCAGCTGCAAGCCCAGTGCACTATGGAGGCGAATCTGAGGAAGGCAGCCCAGGAGAGTTATCAAAGCTTATTTAAAGATATGGTGGAGGTGAGGAAGGATTTGATGAACTCTCGGAATGCTTATActgagttggaggactctatcgCCGAGGGtgccgaggagtcttggagaatTTTCTTGGAACAAGTCAGAGTCATCGCTCCCGACTTGGACCTTTCTCCTTTACATCCCGACAAGGTAGTTATTGATGGCGCTATTGTTGATCCTCCTGTCCCCGAGGTCGTTTCCGAGTCAGACCTAAAGACTCGGGGACAGAGGATTATAGAGTCTCCTCCTCATTCCAAAGACGCTCCGAGTTCTTCAATCCTCGCCCCGACTTCCTCTTCGGCTCCTCCTCCTGGTCCTGGTGGTGTTCCTCCTGGTGGTGGTGATTCCTCTACTCTGTCCAAAAAATga
- the LOC107493202 gene encoding uncharacterized protein LOC107493202, which produces MASVIMSFAPATGRVFAATAAKGASGGNKEEKGLLDWILGNLQKEDQLLETDPILKKVEDKSGGGTTNGGRRNSVAVPQKKKNGGFGGLFAKN; this is translated from the coding sequence ATGGCTTCAGTGATCATGTCATTTGCACCAGCAACAGGTAGAGTCTTTGCAGCAACAGCAGCAAAAGGTGCTTCTGGTGGCAACAAAGAAGAGAAGGGTTTGCTTGATTGGATCCTTGGCAATTTGCAGAAGGAAGATCAGCTTCTTGAAACTGATCCAATTCTCAAGAAGGTTGAGGACAAGAGTGGCGGAGGAACCACTAATGGCGGCCGCAGGAACTCCGTCGCCGTGccgcagaagaagaagaatggtgGATTTGGAGGCTTGTTTGCTAAGAActga